Proteins from one Phoenix dactylifera cultivar Barhee BC4 unplaced genomic scaffold, palm_55x_up_171113_PBpolish2nd_filt_p 000254F, whole genome shotgun sequence genomic window:
- the LOC103701061 gene encoding LOW QUALITY PROTEIN: glutathione S-transferase F11 (The sequence of the model RefSeq protein was modified relative to this genomic sequence to represent the inferred CDS: substituted 1 base at 1 genomic stop codon), translating into MGSVKVYGPPMSTAVSRVLACLLEKEVEFQLLPINLSKGQHKSPDFLKLQPFGXVPALQDDSTTLFESRAICRYICDKFPAQGNKSLMGSGPSGLVGRALVDQWVEAEAQNFNPPSSALVFQLVFAPSMKLKADPAAIRESEAKLKKVLDVYERRLGECRFLAGNEFSLADLSHLPNAHYLVTAADRAHLLTSRKNVGRWWEEISARPSWKKVVEMRKAPLA; encoded by the exons ATGGGGAGTGTGAAGGTGTACGGCCCTCCAATGTCGACGGCGGTGTCGAGAGTTCTGGCCTGCCTGCTGGAAAAGGAAGTGGAGTTCCAGCTCCTCCCCATTAACTTGTCCAAAGGCCAGCACAAATCCCCCGACTTCCTCAAACTCCAg CCCTTTGGCTAAGTCCCCGCCTTACAGGATGATTCCACCACTCTCTTCG AGTCAAGGGCCATCTGCCGTTATATCTGTGACAAGTTCCCGGCCCAAGGCAACAAGTCCTTGATGGGAAGTGGGCCAAGTGGCCTAGTGGGGCGGGCCTTGGTGGACCAGTGGGTAGAGGCAGAAGCCCAGAACTTCAATCCCCCCAGCTCTGCACTGGTCTTCCAGCTGGTCTTCGCCCCAAGCATGAAGCTGAAGGCAGACCCCGCGGCCATCAGGGAGAGCGAGGCAAAGCTCAAGAAGGTGCTCGACGTCTACGAGCGCCGGCTCGGAGAATGCCGGTTCCTGGCCGGGAATGAATTCTCCCTGGCTGATCTTTCTCACCTCCCCAATGCCCACTACCTGGTGACTGCCGCTGATAGAGCCCACCTCTTGACTTCCCGGAAGAATGTGGGTAGGTGGTGGGAGGAGATTTCAGCCAggccttcttggaagaaagtCGTCGAGATGCGAAAAGCTCCACTGGCTTGA